One genomic segment of Gymnogyps californianus isolate 813 chromosome 8, ASM1813914v2, whole genome shotgun sequence includes these proteins:
- the LOC127019211 gene encoding holocytochrome c-type synthase, giving the protein MGLSASSPAAAGQSPNASKQHQVASPPSECPMHQEKMSGCPMHMKTPDHRTENTDDVPAHQERAYEFVACPVKSGASQVKDDIDPSNMMPPPNQQPSPGQPFPLSTVREESSIPRAHSDKKWVYPSEQMFWNAMLRKGWRWKDDDITGEDMTNIIKIHNQNNEQAWKEILKWEALHAVECPCGPSLMRFGGKAKEYSPRARIRSWMGYELPFDRHDWIVDRCGKEVRYVIDYYDGGAVDKNYQFTILDVRPAFDSLSAVWDRMKVAWWRWTS; this is encoded by the exons ATGGGTTTGTCTGCGTCCTCCCCGGCTGCTGCAGGTCAGTCACCGAATGCATCCAAGCAACATCAGGTGGCATCTCCACCTTCAGAATGTCCTAtgcatcaggaaaaaatgagCG gtTGTCCAATGCACATGAAGACTCCTGATCATAGAACTGAGAACACAGATGATGTTCCCGCACATCAAGAAAGAGCATATGAATTTGTAGCATGTCCAGTGAAGTCTGGTGCATCTCAAGTGAAAGATGACATAGATCCTAGCAATATG ATGCCTCCTCCTAATCAGCAGCCATCTCCCGGTCAACCGTTTCCATTGTCAACTGTTAGAGAAGAATCTTCCATTCCTAGAGCACATTCTGACAAGAAATGGGTCTACCCTTCAGAGCAGATGTTCTGGAATGCTATGCTAAGAAAAGG gTGGAGGTGGAAAGATGATGACATAACAGGTGAAGATATGACCAACATTATTAAGATTCACAACCAAAATAATGAGCAAGCTTGGAAGGAGATTCTGAAGTGGGAAGCTCTTCATGCTGT GGAATGTCCATGTGGACCATCACTGATGCGATTTGGAGGCAAAGCAAAGGAGTATTCACCAAGAGCCAGAATACGTTCATGGATGGG ATATGAACTTCCCTTTGACAGACATGATTGGATTGTTGACCGATGTGGAAAAGAAGTGCGATACGTTATTGATTACTATGATGGTGGAGCAGTAGATAAGAACTACCAGTTCACTATCCTGGATGTTCGCCCTGCGTTCGACTCTCTCTCGGCTGTATGGGACAGAATGAAGGTAGCTTGGTGGCGGTGGACTTCGTAA